One genomic segment of Oceanibaculum indicum P24 includes these proteins:
- a CDS encoding SDR family NAD(P)-dependent oxidoreductase codes for MTDRPDIRKTLEKELMRRAGIAPSAPEAAAETASSGGGLGRLAGDVLAIAAAALRIPEEKLDPTENLANYGIDSIAITEVMVQISRRFGISVAPTTFFEAKNLNDLARILAERNGKAIAAHYAPKVETAPAPVSVPEVKPAAKVAGWMARHRAVAKAPKPDAIPAQPKQSVPDAAAPIAIISMEGMFPKSPDLDRFAEHLRRGEDCIEEVPANRWDWRAVHGDPRKGPFTDVKYGGFVPGHDLFDAGFFNISPKEAELMDPQHRLFMECVWKLIEGAGHAPGSLAGRKVGLFLGINLLDYTEMANRAGVMEAQQLTGLGHAFCPNRLSFLLDIHGPSQVIDTACSSSLVAVHRAVMSIRHEGCEMAIAGGSNLMLSPMQHIMFSQVGMICPDGRCKSFSAAANGYARADGVGAVLLKRLDAAERDGDPILGVILASAEHHGGGATSLTAPNPQAQARLIVETHRAAGIDPRSIGLIECHGTGTKLGDPIEIEGLKLAFAELYRERGLPMPDVASCGLGSVKSNIGHAETAAGVAGLIKVLLALRDGTRYRSLHCETPNPLIDLTGTPFHLLDKESPWVRATINGVEQPRRAAISSFGAGGANAHLVVEEYIPAAAPARAEAAGPFLLPVSARTATALRVSVEQLRPFAETADLADLAYTLQIGRDAMRERVAFVASNGADLLRQIDDFLKDGQAAHRGTAPRVGKGEALDPAGMALADIASRWAAGATIGWAALHEGQARRRLALPTYPFERKRYWLPLGDAKVAEAKLETGGFTLTGAGADRYTLRFTGTEFFLADHRVQGNPVLPGVAYLELARAAAEKAGLPATHLRKIVWLKPLIVTEPVTVEVAVNRASGGTRIEIASLNEENARDLHAQMLLAESTGDAPQPADLTALRSAYPHSHDAARIYEAFVALGLEYGPGHRALVSLSTGEAGVLARLRLPASVADSVAQSGFALHPSLLDGAFQAAIGMALNPDGTPSEGGAALPFALESVELLRAVPADCWVAIRPAAEGQGERVRTLDLDLLDAEGMVCVRLRGFATRILQAQPTGSVLHFAPDWLLVPAASFDPAGFAARHALLIGLEAPSLPGWECQALTGDGLAAYSRQLLGFLQALLPAKSPVLVQLALPDGPEAPMLAALAGMLRSAHLEHGNLWGQVVCVEPGLSPSALAERLAQAARTPQHALLRFRDGVSSMQGWREVAAAKASPAWRDNGVYLIAGGAGALGRLLADDIRAHAPAARIVLAGRRAPDAALPDGVSFQPVDLTDAASVDSLVAAIRREHGRLDGVIQAAGLLRDKALAGKTQEDLAEVLAPKLAGTFHLDRAIGAEPLDFFLIFSSLSGALGNPGQADYATANAFLDGFAEAREARRAAGACQGRTLAIAWPLWREGGMQMDAASERLMTRTTGLVPLETADGLAAIHAALAGNEARLLVAPGDAARLRRRLLDAPEAPVFQKPAAASVDSGALRAAVLDALMRMVSAQLKVGLDDLAPDIELTEYGFDSISFTQFANALNDRFALELTPTLFFEHPTLDGLAAHLAAAESDRMAAALGVAATVAAPAAAPASKPEPQPTPKPAMASDTPRDAIAIIGMSGVLPGAADVGDFWRNLVEGRDCIGEIPPERWDWRAVWGDPVKEPGRTNVKWGGFIDGIGAFDAGFFGLSAPEARMMDPQQRLLLTQAWRVIEDAGYAPRSLSGSRTGVFVGIADTGYGRLAAASGAVVEGYAMTGLAPSLGPNRISYFLNLHGPSVAVETACSSALVAIHRAVEAIRSGGCDTAIAGGVNTLLLPDSFIGFSRAGMLSPDGRSKPFSDAANGYARGEGLGLVFLKRLADAERDGDRILAVVRASAENHGGRAGSLTAPNPKAQAELLRTAYRQAGFDPRTVSYIEAHGTGTKLGDPIEVEGLRAAFADLAKEAEAEYGPGVSMACGIGSVKSNIGHLELAAGAAGVLKLLLQMRHGQLVKTLHCDALNPYLKLAGSPFEVVRENRPWPRTLDAARREIPRRAGVSSFGFGGSNAHLVLEEYVAPEQPVDQESSPALIVLSARTPEQLRESARLLRDAVAAMGEAADLSAIAWTLQVARDAMEHRLAFQASDVPALLDRLTAYLDGRVEETGLHVGQVKANRAMMAVLESDAELNAAVAGLAERGRADTLLQLWAGGLAVDWRALRKGRPPRRISLPGYPFDHTRYWVGTQAAPAPQTIPVAAAPVVQPAPAPPLPAAAAESEDERLARALTAVTGVAARVLEVEASVLDSDTELGEFGFDSITMTVFASAVNETLGLSLTPADFFEFATLSRLADHISGQMPAAEPVADPAPAPAVVQPLAPSFGGDDDPIAIVGLSCRFPKAADADEFWANLLAGRDCMERIPADRWDWRAYDGDPKREPNRTNIHWGGFIDGVFAFDPLFFGISPREAKLMDPQQRLMLMHAWKAIEDAGHAPRSLAGRSVGVFVGTSSSGYREMIGEDTGGEGYVATGAVPSVGPNRISYFFDWHGPSEPVETACSSSLVALHRALEAMRNGDCEMALVGGVNSIVTPEAHINFAKAGMLAPDGRCKTFSKDADGYGRGEGVGMIFLKRLSEARRDGDAVYAIVRGSSVNHGGRANSLTAPNTAAQKALLVQAYRRAGIDPRTITHIETHGTGTALGDPVEVNALKAAFRDLYAESPDASYENEGCWLGAVKSNIGHLELAAGIAGLAKLLLEMRHGTLAASLHCAEQNPYIDLTDSPFRILREARPWARLRDAQGRELPRRAGISSFGFGGVNAHVVLEEDVPPAPAQAKAGPVLIVLSARDEVRLREQAAQLLAALEGGRFSDADLADIAHTLQVGREAMRQRLAFTAGSLAEVRERLAGWLAGSGSGVFAGRLAAGDASPAGTLPESATLADIARHWVAGGIVAWENLQNGPRRRLHLPTYPFARDIYNIAGAATPAVTADAPYALTLHPESFYLHDHRFRGACVLPGAMSLELARRAYAGDDLQRSVLLRQVVWQQPVMVTAPLTVTVSLAQAEGGDSAFRLTSGPEEILHVRGTVGPLAEGVTPVLDLPGLRARCPDELSPRWLYDSYASLGLDYGPSFQPVRVLRRGKDEALAHLVLPEAAAQSGEAFGLHPSLLDGAFQACIALAGGAGGEAKAALPFVLERLELLRPLPAAAGDGIWAYLRLRPGSSSVLKFDIDLADDEGRLYARLRGFTVRVAARPVTEAETRADSAVPLRQAAETYLAGVLAREIGMEAAQIEPEAAFEAYGIDSMLIVRLTDVLEADFGPLPKTLFFEHQTLAALAGYFLEHHAARLAALSGASPARPAQALRAEPAVRRGKPLAQGAGEQPIAIIGLAGRYPGARDLDEFWANLAAGRDGITEVPAERWDHRSFYDPAPGKPGKTNSKWGGFLSGFDQFDPLFFNISPREAEFMDPQERLFLQCAWETLEDAGHTRASLGGQDVGVFVGVMYEEYQLYGAEKSQAGQPMALGGSAATIANRVSYFCDFHGPSLAVDSMCSSSLTAIHLAIDSLRGGGCSVALAGGVNLTLHPNKYLALSQGRFMSSKGRCESFGAGGDGYVPGEGVGAVLLKPLDRALADGDRIHGVIRGSMLNHGGKTNGYTVPNPNAQADVIGRALDRAGVSPRAISYVEAHGTGTSLGDPIEIAALTKAYRQETDDTGFCAIGSVKSNIGHCESAAGIAGLTKLLLQMRHGRLVPSLHSTTLNPGIDFAATPFRVQRDLAPWRAPVVDGRELPRLAGLSSFGAGGSNAHLVIEEFRQERVGVPLEGPTIFPFSARDPERLTELLARHRAALEKLVEGDMAAVACTLQEG; via the coding sequence ATGACCGACCGTCCCGATATCCGCAAGACGCTGGAAAAGGAGCTGATGCGCCGCGCCGGCATCGCGCCGTCCGCGCCGGAAGCAGCAGCGGAAACGGCTTCTTCTGGCGGCGGCCTCGGCCGGCTGGCTGGCGACGTGCTGGCCATCGCGGCGGCGGCGCTGCGCATCCCCGAAGAGAAGCTGGACCCGACCGAGAATCTGGCCAATTACGGCATCGATTCCATCGCCATCACCGAGGTAATGGTGCAGATCTCGCGGCGCTTCGGCATCTCGGTCGCGCCGACCACCTTCTTCGAGGCGAAGAACCTCAACGATCTCGCGCGTATCCTGGCGGAACGCAACGGCAAGGCCATCGCCGCCCATTACGCGCCGAAGGTCGAGACTGCGCCCGCGCCTGTATCCGTGCCGGAAGTAAAGCCAGCCGCGAAGGTCGCCGGCTGGATGGCGCGGCACCGCGCGGTGGCGAAGGCGCCAAAACCAGATGCCATTCCCGCCCAGCCGAAACAATCGGTTCCGGATGCCGCTGCCCCCATCGCCATCATCTCGATGGAGGGGATGTTCCCGAAGAGTCCGGACCTCGACCGCTTCGCCGAGCATCTGCGGCGCGGCGAGGATTGCATCGAGGAGGTGCCGGCCAACCGCTGGGACTGGCGCGCCGTTCATGGCGACCCGCGCAAGGGGCCGTTCACTGATGTGAAATATGGCGGCTTCGTTCCGGGCCACGATCTGTTCGATGCCGGCTTCTTCAACATCTCGCCGAAAGAAGCCGAGCTGATGGACCCGCAGCACCGGCTGTTCATGGAATGCGTGTGGAAGCTGATCGAAGGGGCCGGCCATGCCCCCGGATCGCTGGCCGGGCGCAAGGTCGGGCTGTTCCTCGGCATCAACCTGCTGGACTACACCGAGATGGCGAACCGCGCCGGGGTGATGGAGGCGCAGCAGCTCACCGGCCTCGGCCATGCCTTCTGCCCGAACCGGCTGTCCTTCCTGCTGGATATTCACGGCCCCAGCCAGGTGATCGACACCGCCTGCTCCAGCTCGCTGGTGGCGGTGCACCGCGCGGTGATGAGCATCCGCCATGAAGGCTGCGAGATGGCGATTGCCGGCGGCTCCAACCTGATGCTGTCGCCGATGCAGCACATCATGTTCTCGCAGGTCGGGATGATCTGCCCGGACGGGCGCTGCAAGAGCTTCTCCGCCGCCGCCAATGGCTATGCCCGCGCCGATGGCGTGGGCGCTGTGCTGCTGAAGCGGCTGGATGCGGCGGAACGCGACGGCGACCCGATCCTCGGCGTGATCCTGGCCTCGGCGGAGCATCATGGCGGCGGCGCCACCTCGCTGACCGCGCCGAATCCGCAGGCGCAGGCAAGGCTGATCGTGGAGACGCACCGCGCCGCCGGCATCGATCCGCGCAGCATCGGCCTGATCGAATGCCACGGCACCGGCACCAAGCTGGGTGACCCGATCGAGATCGAGGGGCTGAAGCTGGCCTTCGCCGAACTCTATCGCGAGCGCGGCCTGCCGATGCCGGATGTCGCGTCGTGTGGCCTTGGCTCGGTGAAGTCCAATATCGGCCATGCCGAGACGGCAGCGGGCGTGGCTGGCCTCATCAAGGTGCTGCTGGCGCTGCGCGACGGCACGCGCTACCGCAGCCTGCATTGCGAGACGCCGAACCCGCTGATCGACCTCACGGGCACGCCGTTCCATCTGCTGGACAAGGAAAGCCCGTGGGTGCGGGCCACTATCAACGGGGTGGAGCAGCCGCGCCGCGCGGCCATCAGCTCCTTCGGGGCGGGTGGCGCCAACGCGCATCTGGTGGTGGAGGAATATATCCCCGCCGCCGCGCCGGCCCGTGCTGAGGCTGCCGGGCCGTTCCTGCTGCCCGTCTCGGCGCGGACCGCGACCGCGCTGCGGGTTTCGGTGGAGCAGCTGCGGCCGTTCGCCGAAACCGCCGATCTGGCCGATCTCGCCTACACGCTTCAGATCGGCCGCGATGCGATGCGCGAGCGGGTCGCCTTCGTTGCCAGCAACGGTGCGGACCTGCTGCGCCAGATCGATGATTTCCTGAAAGATGGGCAGGCCGCGCACCGAGGCACCGCGCCGCGCGTCGGCAAGGGAGAGGCGCTCGATCCTGCCGGTATGGCTTTGGCGGATATCGCGTCGCGCTGGGCGGCGGGGGCGACCATCGGCTGGGCGGCGCTGCATGAGGGTCAGGCAAGGCGGCGGCTCGCCTTGCCGACCTATCCGTTCGAGCGCAAGCGATACTGGCTGCCGCTGGGTGACGCCAAGGTCGCGGAGGCAAAGCTGGAAACCGGCGGCTTTACGCTGACCGGAGCCGGCGCGGACCGCTACACGTTGCGCTTCACCGGCACGGAATTCTTCCTCGCCGATCATCGCGTGCAGGGTAATCCGGTGCTGCCCGGCGTCGCCTATCTGGAGCTGGCGCGCGCCGCCGCCGAAAAGGCCGGCCTGCCCGCCACGCATCTGCGCAAGATTGTCTGGCTGAAGCCGCTGATCGTGACCGAACCGGTCACGGTCGAAGTCGCGGTGAATCGGGCGTCGGGCGGTACCCGCATCGAGATCGCCAGCCTGAACGAAGAGAACGCGCGCGACCTGCACGCGCAGATGCTGCTGGCCGAGTCTACCGGCGATGCCCCCCAGCCCGCCGACCTGACGGCGCTAAGGTCGGCGTATCCGCACAGCCATGACGCGGCGCGCATCTATGAAGCCTTCGTGGCACTGGGGCTGGAGTATGGCCCGGGGCACCGGGCGCTGGTCTCGCTCTCCACCGGTGAGGCAGGCGTGCTGGCGCGGCTGCGATTGCCCGCTTCCGTGGCGGACTCGGTGGCGCAAAGCGGCTTTGCGTTGCATCCCAGCCTGCTGGACGGCGCCTTCCAGGCGGCCATCGGCATGGCGCTGAACCCGGATGGCACGCCGTCGGAAGGCGGGGCGGCACTGCCCTTCGCGCTGGAGTCGGTCGAGCTGCTGCGCGCCGTGCCCGCCGATTGCTGGGTCGCCATCCGTCCCGCCGCCGAAGGGCAGGGGGAGCGGGTGCGCACCCTCGATCTCGACCTGCTGGATGCGGAGGGTATGGTCTGCGTGCGGCTGCGCGGTTTCGCCACGCGCATCCTGCAGGCGCAGCCAACGGGCTCCGTGCTGCATTTCGCGCCGGACTGGCTGCTCGTGCCGGCGGCGTCATTCGATCCCGCCGGCTTCGCTGCCCGCCATGCGCTGCTGATCGGCCTCGAAGCGCCTTCGCTACCGGGTTGGGAGTGCCAGGCGCTCACCGGCGACGGGCTGGCGGCGTACAGCCGGCAGCTTCTTGGTTTCCTGCAAGCGCTGCTGCCGGCGAAATCCCCGGTGCTGGTGCAACTGGCGCTGCCGGACGGGCCGGAGGCGCCGATGCTGGCGGCGCTGGCCGGCATGCTGCGCAGCGCACATCTGGAGCATGGTAATCTCTGGGGGCAGGTGGTCTGCGTCGAGCCGGGGCTGAGCCCGTCGGCGTTGGCGGAACGACTGGCGCAGGCTGCCCGCACGCCGCAACACGCGCTGCTGCGCTTCCGGGACGGCGTGTCCTCCATGCAAGGCTGGCGCGAGGTTGCTGCCGCCAAGGCCTCTCCCGCGTGGCGCGACAATGGTGTCTATCTGATTGCCGGCGGCGCGGGCGCGCTGGGGCGCCTGCTGGCAGACGATATCCGCGCCCATGCGCCCGCCGCCCGCATCGTGCTGGCGGGCCGGCGCGCGCCGGATGCGGCCTTGCCGGACGGGGTGTCGTTCCAGCCGGTCGATCTGACCGATGCCGCATCGGTGGACTCGCTGGTTGCTGCCATCCGCCGCGAGCATGGCAGGCTAGACGGGGTGATCCAGGCCGCCGGGCTGCTGCGCGACAAGGCGCTGGCCGGCAAGACGCAGGAGGATCTGGCCGAGGTGCTGGCGCCGAAGCTGGCCGGCACGTTCCATCTCGACCGCGCCATCGGGGCGGAGCCGCTGGATTTCTTCCTGATCTTCTCCTCCCTGTCCGGCGCGCTCGGCAATCCGGGACAGGCCGATTACGCCACCGCCAACGCCTTCCTCGATGGGTTCGCGGAGGCGCGCGAGGCGCGCCGCGCCGCCGGTGCCTGCCAGGGCCGCACCCTCGCCATCGCCTGGCCGCTCTGGCGCGAGGGCGGCATGCAGATGGATGCGGCCAGCGAGCGGCTGATGACCCGCACCACCGGGCTGGTGCCGCTGGAGACGGCGGACGGACTGGCGGCGATCCATGCCGCGCTGGCCGGAAATGAGGCGCGGTTGCTGGTGGCGCCGGGCGATGCTGCACGGCTGCGCCGCCGCCTGCTCGACGCACCGGAGGCGCCCGTCTTCCAAAAGCCGGCGGCCGCCTCGGTCGATAGCGGTGCCTTGCGCGCGGCGGTGCTGGACGCGCTGATGCGCATGGTCTCGGCGCAGCTGAAGGTCGGGCTGGACGACCTCGCGCCGGATATCGAGCTGACCGAATATGGCTTCGATTCGATCAGCTTCACCCAGTTCGCCAATGCGCTGAACGATCGGTTCGCGCTGGAGCTGACGCCGACCCTGTTCTTCGAGCATCCGACGCTGGACGGGCTGGCGGCGCATCTGGCGGCGGCCGAATCGGACCGCATGGCTGCGGCGCTGGGCGTGGCCGCGACGGTGGCGGCGCCAGCCGCAGCGCCAGCCTCGAAACCGGAGCCCCAGCCCACGCCGAAACCGGCGATGGCGTCCGACACGCCACGCGATGCCATCGCCATCATCGGCATGAGCGGCGTGTTGCCCGGCGCTGCCGATGTTGGTGACTTCTGGCGCAACCTTGTGGAGGGGCGCGACTGCATCGGCGAGATCCCGCCTGAACGCTGGGACTGGCGCGCGGTGTGGGGCGACCCGGTGAAGGAGCCCGGCCGCACCAATGTGAAATGGGGCGGCTTCATCGACGGCATCGGCGCTTTCGACGCCGGCTTCTTCGGCCTGTCGGCACCGGAAGCGCGCATGATGGACCCGCAGCAGCGCCTGCTGCTGACCCAGGCCTGGCGCGTCATCGAGGATGCCGGCTATGCCCCGCGCAGCCTGTCGGGCAGCCGCACCGGCGTGTTCGTCGGCATCGCCGATACCGGCTATGGCAGGCTGGCGGCGGCATCGGGTGCTGTGGTCGAAGGCTATGCGATGACCGGCCTCGCCCCGTCGCTGGGGCCGAACCGGATCAGCTATTTCCTGAATTTGCACGGGCCAAGTGTGGCGGTGGAGACGGCCTGTTCCAGCGCGCTGGTGGCGATCCATCGCGCCGTCGAGGCGATCCGTTCCGGCGGCTGCGACACCGCCATTGCCGGCGGGGTGAACACGCTGCTGCTGCCGGATTCCTTCATCGGCTTCAGCCGGGCCGGCATGTTGTCGCCGGACGGGCGCTCCAAGCCCTTCTCGGACGCGGCCAATGGCTATGCCCGCGGCGAGGGGCTGGGGCTGGTGTTCCTGAAGCGGCTGGCCGATGCGGAACGCGATGGCGACCGTATCCTCGCCGTGGTGCGCGCCTCGGCGGAGAACCATGGCGGCCGCGCCGGCTCGCTGACCGCGCCGAACCCGAAGGCGCAGGCCGAGCTGCTGCGCACCGCCTATCGCCAGGCGGGATTCGATCCGCGCACGGTTTCCTATATCGAGGCGCATGGCACCGGCACGAAGCTGGGCGACCCCATCGAGGTGGAGGGGCTGCGGGCCGCCTTCGCCGATCTCGCGAAAGAGGCGGAAGCCGAGTACGGACCGGGCGTTTCGATGGCCTGTGGAATCGGTTCGGTGAAGTCGAATATCGGCCATCTGGAGCTGGCCGCCGGCGCGGCGGGCGTGCTGAAGCTGCTGCTGCAGATGCGCCACGGCCAGCTGGTAAAGACGCTGCATTGCGATGCGCTGAACCCCTATCTGAAGCTGGCGGGCAGCCCGTTCGAGGTGGTGCGCGAGAACCGGCCCTGGCCGCGCACGCTCGATGCTGCAAGACGGGAGATCCCGCGCCGTGCCGGGGTCAGCTCCTTCGGCTTCGGCGGTTCCAACGCGCATCTGGTGCTGGAGGAATATGTCGCGCCCGAACAGCCGGTTGACCAGGAAAGCAGCCCGGCGCTGATCGTGCTGTCGGCACGCACGCCGGAGCAGCTGCGCGAGAGCGCCCGGCTGCTGCGCGATGCCGTGGCGGCAATGGGCGAGGCGGCCGATTTGTCCGCCATCGCCTGGACGCTGCAGGTGGCGCGCGACGCGATGGAGCACCGGCTGGCCTTCCAGGCATCGGATGTTCCGGCGCTGCTCGACCGGCTGACCGCCTATCTGGACGGACGCGTCGAAGAAACCGGCCTGCATGTCGGGCAGGTGAAAGCGAACCGGGCGATGATGGCGGTGCTGGAAAGCGATGCGGAACTGAACGCCGCCGTCGCCGGGCTTGCGGAGCGCGGCCGGGCGGACACGCTGCTGCAGCTCTGGGCCGGCGGGCTGGCGGTCGATTGGCGCGCCCTGCGCAAGGGCCGCCCGCCCCGCCGTATCTCATTGCCGGGCTATCCGTTCGACCACACGCGCTATTGGGTCGGCACACAGGCTGCGCCTGCCCCGCAGACGATACCGGTGGCTGCCGCGCCTGTGGTGCAACCGGCGCCTGCCCCGCCCCTGCCCGCCGCTGCCGCCGAGAGTGAGGATGAGCGCCTCGCCCGCGCCCTGACGGCGGTGACCGGGGTGGCCGCGCGGGTGCTGGAGGTCGAGGCGTCGGTGCTCGATTCCGATACGGAGCTGGGCGAGTTCGGCTTCGATTCGATCACCATGACGGTGTTCGCCTCGGCGGTGAACGAGACGCTTGGCCTGTCGTTGACGCCGGCCGATTTCTTCGAGTTCGCCACCCTGTCGCGGCTGGCGGACCATATATCCGGGCAGATGCCAGCAGCAGAACCCGTTGCCGATCCCGCGCCCGCCCCGGCTGTTGTCCAGCCCTTGGCCCCGTCCTTTGGCGGGGATGACGACCCCATCGCCATCGTCGGGCTGAGCTGCCGCTTCCCGAAGGCGGCGGATGCCGATGAGTTCTGGGCCAATCTGCTGGCCGGGCGCGATTGCATGGAGCGCATCCCGGCGGATCGCTGGGACTGGCGCGCCTATGATGGCGATCCGAAGCGCGAGCCGAACCGCACCAACATCCATTGGGGCGGCTTCATCGACGGGGTGTTCGCGTTCGATCCGCTGTTCTTCGGCATCTCGCCGCGCGAGGCGAAGCTGATGGACCCGCAGCAGCGGCTGATGCTGATGCATGCCTGGAAGGCCATCGAGGATGCCGGCCACGCGCCGCGCAGCCTGGCGGGCCGCTCGGTCGGCGTGTTCGTCGGCACCTCCTCCAGCGGCTACCGCGAGATGATCGGCGAGGATACCGGCGGCGAGGGCTATGTGGCGACCGGCGCGGTGCCCTCGGTCGGGCCGAACCGGATCAGCTATTTCTTCGACTGGCATGGCCCGAGCGAGCCGGTGGAGACCGCCTGCTCCAGCTCCCTGGTTGCGCTGCACCGCGCGCTGGAGGCGATGCGCAACGGCGATTGCGAGATGGCGCTGGTCGGCGGGGTGAACAGCATCGTCACGCCCGAGGCGCACATCAATTTCGCCAAGGCCGGCATGCTGGCGCCGGACGGGCGCTGCAAGACCTTCTCGAAGGATGCCGATGGCTATGGCCGCGGCGAGGGCGTCGGGATGATCTTCCTGAAACGCCTGTCCGAGGCAAGGCGCGACGGCGACGCGGTCTATGCCATCGTCCGTGGCTCGTCGGTCAATCATGGCGGGCGCGCCAATTCGCTGACCGCGCCGAACACGGCGGCGCAGAAGGCGTTGCTGGTGCAGGCCTATCGCCGCGCCGGCATCGACCCGCGCACCATCACCCATATCGAGACGCACGGCACCGGCACGGCGCTGGGCGACCCGGTGGAGGTGAACGCGCTGAAAGCGGCCTTCCGCGACCTCTATGCCGAAAGCCCCGACGCGTCTTACGAGAATGAAGGCTGCTGGCTGGGCGCGGTGAAGAGCAATATCGGCCATCTGGAACTGGCCGCCGGCATTGCCGGGCTTGCCAAGCTGCTGCTGGAGATGCGCCACGGCACGCTGGCCGCCAGCCTGCATTGCGCCGAGCAGAACCCCTATATCGACCTCACGGACAGCCCGTTCCGCATCCTGCGCGAGGCCCGGCCCTGGGCGCGGCTGCGCGATGCGCAGGGCCGCGAACTGCCGCGCCGCGCCGGCATCAGCTCCTTCGGCTTCGGCGGCGTGAACGCGCATGTCGTGCTGGAGGAAGATGTGCCGCCTGCACCGGCTCAGGCGAAGGCGGGGCCGGTGCTGATCGTGCTGTCGGCGCGTGACGAGGTGCGGCTGCGCGAGCAGGCAGCACAGCTGCTGGCGGCGCTGGAGGGGGGCCGATTCAGCGATGCCGACCTTGCGGATATCGCCCATACGCTGCAGGTGGGGCGCGAGGCGATGCGCCAGCGCCTTGCCTTCACCGCCGGCTCGCTGGCAGAAGTTCGGGAGCGGCTGGCCGGCTGGCTTGCCGGGTCGGGCAGCGGGGTCTTTGCTGGCAGGCTTGCCGCCGGGGATGCATCACCGGCCGGCACGCTGCCGGAGAGCGCAACGCTGGCGGACATTGCCCGGCATTGGGTCGCGGGTGGGATCGTTGCCTGGGAAAATCTGCAAAACGGGCCGCGCCGGCGGCTGCACCTGCCGACCTATCCCTTCGCGCGGGATATCTACAACATCGCCGGCGCGGCGACGCCGGCCGTTACTGCCGACGCGCCCTATGCGCTGACCCTGCATCCCGAGTCCTTCTACCTGCACGATCACCGCTTCCGGGGCGCCTGCGTGCTGCCCGGCGCGATGAGCCTGGAACTGGCCCGCCGCGCCTATGCCGGTGACGATCTTCAGCGGTCGGTGCTGCTGCGCCAGGTGGTGTGGCAACAGCCGGTCATGGTCACGGCGCCGCTGACCGTCACCGTGTCACTGGCACAGGCAGAGGGTGGCGACAGCGCCTTCCGGTTGACCAGCGGGCCGGAGGAGATTCTGCATGTGCGCGGCACGGTCGGGCCGCTGGCGGAAGGCGTGACGCCGGTGCTCGATCTGCCCGGCCTGCGCGCCCGCTGCCCGGACGAACTGTCGCCGCGCTGGCTGTATGACAGCTACGCGTCGCTGGGGCTGGACTACGGGCCAAGCTTCCAGCCGGTGCGCGTGCTGCGGCGCGGTAAGGATGAGGCGCTGGCGCATCTGGTGCTGCCGGAAGCGGCGGCGCAATCGGGTGAGGCCTTCGGGCTGCACCCGTCGCTGCTGGATGGCGCCTTCCAGGCCTGCATTGCTTTGGCTGGTGGCGCAGGTGGCGAAGCCAAGGCCGCCCTGCCCTTCGTGCTGGAACGGCTGGAACTGCTGCGCCCGCTGCCCGCTGCGGCGGGCGACGGCATCTGGGCGTATCTGCGGCTGCGGCCCGGCAGCAGCAGCGTGCTGAAATTCGATATCGACCTCGCCGATGACGAGGGCCGTCTCTATGCAAGGCTGCGCGGCTTCACCGTGCGCGTCGCGGCCCGTCCCGTGACGGAGGCTGAGACCAGGGCCGACTCCGCCGTTCCGCTGCGGCAGGCGGCGGAGACCTATCTGGCTGGGGTGCTGGCGCGCGAAATCGGCATGGAAGCGGCGCAGATCGAACCGGAGGCCGCGTTCGAGGCCTATGGCATCGATTCCATGCTGATCGTGCGGTTGACCGATGTGCTGGAGGCGGATTTCGGCCCGCTGCCGAAGACCCTGTTCTTCGAGCATCAGACTCTGGCGGCGCTGGCCGGTTATTTCCTTGAGCATCACGCGGCGCGGCTGGCGGCGCTGTCCGGAGCCTCGCCCGCCAGGCCGGCACAAGCCTTGCGGGCGGAACCGGCGGTCCGGCGCGGCAAACCGCTGGCGCAAGGGGCGGGCGAGCAGCCCATCGCCATCATCGGCCTGGCCGGGCGCTACCCCGGTGCCCGCGATCTGGACGAATTCTGGGCCAATCTGGCCGCCGGGCGCGACGGCATCACCGAAGTGCCGGCAGAACGCTGGGACCATAGAAGCTTCTACGATCCCGCACCGGGCAAGCCGGGAAAGACCAACAGCAAATGGGGCGGCTTCCTCTCCGGTTTTGACCAGTTCGACCCGCTGTTCTTCAACATCTCCCCGCGCGAGGCGGAGTTCATGGACCCGCAGGAGCGGCTGTTCCTGCAATGCGCCTGGGAGACGCTGGAGGATGCCGGCCATACCCGCGCCAGCCTGGGCGGGCAGGATGTCGGCGTCTTCGTCGGCGTGATGTACGAGGAATATCAGCTCTACGGCGCGGAGAAGAGCCAGGCGGGCCAGCCGATGGCGCTGGGCGGGTCCGCCGCCACCATCGCCAACCGGGTCTCCTATTTCTGCGACTTCCACGGCCCCAGCCTGGCGGTGGACAGCATGTGCTCCTCCTCGCTGACGGCGATCCATCTGGCCATCGACAGCCTGCGCGGTGGCGGCTGTTCGGTGGCGCTGGCCGGCGGCGTGAATCTGACGCTGCATCCGAACAAGTATCTGGCGCTGTCGCAGGGCCGCTTCATGTCCAGCAAGGGGCGCTGCGAATCCTTCGGGGCGGGCGGCGACGGCTATGTGCCGGGCGAGGGCGTGGGCGCGGTGCTGCTGAAGCCGCTGGACCGCGCGCTGGCCGATGGCGACCGCATCCATGGCGTGATCCGTGGTTCCATGCTGAACCATGGCGGCAAGACCAACGGCTATACCGTGCCGAATCCGAATGCGCAGGCGGATGTGATCGGCCGCGCGCTGGACCGCGCCGGGGTGTCGCCGCGCGCGATTTCCTATGTCGAGGCGCATGGCACCGGCACCAGCCTGGGCGACCCCATCGAGATCGCCGCGCTGACCAAAGCCTACCGGCAGGAAACCGACGACACTGGCTTCTGCGCCATCGGCTCGGTGAAATCCAATATCGGCCATTGCGAGAGTGCCGCCGGCATCGCCGGCCTCACCAAGCTGCTGCTGCAGATGCGCCATGGGCGGTTGGTGCCGTCGCTGCATTCGACGACACTAAATCCGGGCATCGATTTCGCCGCGACGCCGTTCCGGGTGCAGCGCGACCTCGCTCCCTGGCGCGCGCCGGTCGTGGACGGGCGGGAACTGCCGCGCCTCGCCGGCCTCAGCTCCTTCGGGGCAGGCGGATCGAACGCGCATCTGGTGATCGAGGAATTCCGGCAGGAGCGCGTGGGCGTGCCGCTCGAAGGGCCAACCATCTTCCCCTTCTCGGCCCGCGATCCCGAACGTCTGACCGAGCTGCTGGCCCGCCATCGCGCGGCGCTGGAGAAGCTGGTCGAGGGCGATATGGCGGCGGTCGCCTGCACGCTGCAGGAAGGC